The window CGAGGAAGGCGACATCGCGGTCACTGGGTTCCTTCTTCGAGAGGGCGCGTCGCGCCCGCTCGCGGTCCGCGGACCCCGCCGCGCTCAATGCGTGCAGGAGCGGAAGGGTCACCTTCCCCTCCCGCAAATCCTGCAGAGGGCGCTTCCCGAGCAACTTCTCGGTCCCGGTGAAGTCGAGGATGTCGTCGACCACCTGGAAGGCGATCCCGATCGACTTCCCGAACCCGGACATCGCCTTGCGCGTCGCGGGGTCGGCCCCGGCGAGCACCGCCCCGGTTTCGGCGGCCGCAGCGATGAGCGACGCGGTCTTGCAGAAAACGACGGTCAGGTACTCCTTCTCCGTGATTCCCGCATCTCGCGTCCGCATCAACTGGAGCACCTCCCCTTCCGAGAGGTGGACGAGCGTGCGCGCGTAGATCCCGAGGACGTCGATGTCGCCGTCGTCCGTCATCAACTGGGAAGCGCGGGCGAAGAGGAAGTCGCCCACGAGGACGCTAACGGAGTTCCCGAACACGACGTTTGCCGACGGCCTGCCGCGGCGCACCGTCCCGGTGTCGACCACGTCGTCGTGCAGGAGGGTCGCCGTGTGCATGTACTCCGTCACGACGGACATCACGGTCCGCCGGGGGCCCCGGTAGCCGCAGGCGTCCGCGGTCAGTAGGAGGATCGCGGGGCGGACCCGTTTCCCGCCGGACAGGGTGATGTGCCTTCCGACGACGGGAATGAGCGGAACGGGGGAGGCCAGGCTGGAAACGAGTGCCCGCTCGACCGTGCGCAGGTCGCGATTCAGATAGCGAAAGACGCCGTCGATGTCGATGATCGCTCTCCTCCAGGGCACGTTGACTGTATCGTACAGGATTTCTGGCTGTCAACGGAGTCGAGTTCCAGTAGCATGGTGGGGATGTACGACCGGAAAGACGCGTATTACCGGCAGGCGAAAAAAGAGGGGTACCGTTCGCGGGCCGCGTACAAGCTGACGCAGATCGCCTCGAAGGAGAAGGCGGTGCGCCCCGGGGACCGTGTGATCGACGCGGGGGCCGCGCCGGGCGGATGGAGCCAGATCCTCCTCGGCATGGTGGGCGCCAGGGGAATGGTCGCCGCCGTCGACCTCCTCCCGATGGCGACGCTGGCGGGGGGGAACTTCCGGTTCTGGCAACGGGACCTGACCGATCCCGCCTTGCCGGCCGAGCTCCTCGATTTCCTGGGGGGGAAGGCCGACGCGGTCGTCTCGGACGCCGCCCCGAACACGACCGGAAGCTCCTTCACTGACCAGGCGCGCTCCGCGGACCTCGTCCGGGCCGTCTTCGGCCTCGCGCGGGAGACGCTGCGCGATGGGGGGACCTTCCTCGCAAAGATCTTCGGCGGCGCGGAAGCCGATGCGGTCTACCGGGAGCTGAAGCCGTCCTTCACGGAGCTTCGCCGACTCCGCCCGGAAGCCACCCGCAAGGAGTCGTTCGAGCTCTACTTTCTGGGAAAAGGGTTCCGCGCGGGATAAGACGTCACGACGGTGTCCGGCAGGCTACCAGGTAGCGATATCCGTATTCCATC is drawn from Candidatus Deferrimicrobium sp. and contains these coding sequences:
- a CDS encoding polyprenyl synthetase family protein is translated as MPWRRAIIDIDGVFRYLNRDLRTVERALVSSLASPVPLIPVVGRHITLSGGKRVRPAILLLTADACGYRGPRRTVMSVVTEYMHTATLLHDDVVDTGTVRRGRPSANVVFGNSVSVLVGDFLFARASQLMTDDGDIDVLGIYARTLVHLSEGEVLQLMRTRDAGITEKEYLTVVFCKTASLIAAAAETGAVLAGADPATRKAMSGFGKSIGIAFQVVDDILDFTGTEKLLGKRPLQDLREGKVTLPLLHALSAAGSADRERARRALSKKEPSDRDVAFLAGLVARHGGIGYAASRAREYVRRGKRYLAGLPDSPARSALVALSDYVASRTT
- a CDS encoding RlmE family RNA methyltransferase, translated to MYDRKDAYYRQAKKEGYRSRAAYKLTQIASKEKAVRPGDRVIDAGAAPGGWSQILLGMVGARGMVAAVDLLPMATLAGGNFRFWQRDLTDPALPAELLDFLGGKADAVVSDAAPNTTGSSFTDQARSADLVRAVFGLARETLRDGGTFLAKIFGGAEADAVYRELKPSFTELRRLRPEATRKESFELYFLGKGFRAG